A window of Candida orthopsilosis Co 90-125, chromosome 8 draft sequence contains these coding sequences:
- a CDS encoding Ylf2 protein (S. cerevisiae homolog YLF2 localizes to mitochondrion) produces MQIRTLTTTALRLAKQPVPTTAKKYLGRPSNNLSAGLVGLANVGKSTFFQAITKSTLGNPANYPYATIEPEKSIVQVPSEKLDHYQRIYNSQKKVPTNLTVWDIAGLTRNSSSGAGLGNKFLNDIRQVDGILQIVRGFVDDEIIHIEENKVDPVRDLVIVNDELILKDLEFIEVEMEKSTKNLKKPNQTHETKNLEILEKLSDCLYNGVKVIDGVWTDEEIEYINGLNLLTAKPTVYLLNVSKSDYIAGTNQFWDRVQNWINTHSRNDKLIMFSAEYEHALNNGEAQSKESIIPTAIREMRDSLHLISFYTCGDIESRQWTIRKGSLAPDAAGLIHTDLQKTFINSVVYKWDNLAPMEVFDENKLKSMGKQYRNGKKYEVEDGDVLVIRAGSGKAR; encoded by the coding sequence ATGCAGATACGAACACTCACCACCACGGCTCTTCGACTAGCCAAACAACCCGTACCAACGACTGCCAAGAAATATCTAGGCCGTCCATCAAACAATCTATCCGCGGGACTTGTTGGATTAGcaaatgttggaaaatcTACTTTTTTTCAAGCCATCACAAAATCTACATTGGGGAACCCGGCCAACTACCCTTATGCAACAATTGAGCCTGAAAAGTCCATAGTTCAAGTGCCTTCCGAAAAATTGGATCACTACCAGCGCATCTACAACTCACAAAAGAAAGTTCCTACCAATTTAACTGTCTGGGATATCGCTGGATTGACGAGAAATTCCAGTTCCGGTGCCGGATTGGGCAACAAGTTCTTAAATGATATTCGTCAAGTTGATGGGATACTTCAAATTGTTCGTGGGTTTGTAGATGATGAGATTATACATATCGAGGAGAATAAAGTCGATCCGGTTCGAGATTTGGTTATtgttaatgatgaattgattttgaaagatttggaattcATCGAAGTTGAGATGGAGAAGAGTAccaagaatttgaaaaagccAAATCAAACCcatgaaacaaaaaacttGGAAATTTTAGAAAAATTGAGTGATTGTTTGTATAACGGAGTCAAGGTAATTGATGGCGTTTGGacagatgaagaaatagAATATATCAatggtttgaatttgttaacAGCAAAGCCAACTGTGTATCTATTGAATGTGTCGAAAAGTGATTATATTGCGGGCACTAATCAGTTCTGGGATAGAGTTCAAAACTGGATCAATACTCACTCTAGAAACGATAAGCTCATCATGTTTAGCGCTGAGTATGAACATGCATTAAACAATGGTGAAGCACAAAGTAAGGAGCTGATTATTCCTACAGCTATTCGGGAGATGCGTGATTCCTtgcatttgatttcattcTACACTTGTGGAGATATAGAGTCTAGACAATGGACAATCAGAAAGGGTAGCTTAGCACCAGATGCTGCTGGGTTGATCCACACGGACCTACAAAAGacattcatcaattcagTAGTTTACAAATGGGACAACTTGGCGCCGATGGAGgtgtttgatgaaaacaagttgaagcTGATGGGGAAACAATATAGAAACGGGAAAAAGTACGAAGTGGAAGATGGTGATGTCCTTGTGATAAGGGCTGGCAGTGGAAAAGCTAGATGA
- a CDS encoding Flu1 multidrug efflux pump of the plasma membrane, which translates to MSAVNEGVQMSATSSPSADSSKERKQDDEQPLQDFVGQDLESPHKHRSGTDDNYPTPDEDFHYESDIALSRKASRLTTDYDNLIQQATNSSKPLPPMGGGRPYPIHLGTRDPYVVQFDGDHDPGHPKNWRLRTKIWYTTTVGLSAFCVSIGSALFAEASEELMQVFHIGSTVATLGTSLFVFGFAAGPVIYGPLSELFGRKMILLPSSLGYTLFSFAVATAKDLQTIMICRFFAGFVGAAPLVVAPAVMADMFGARTRGTAITLFAMVLFGGPMLAPILGGFTVKNSALGWRWTSYFCGIVGALSFVMSIFCLEETHHPIILARRAEELRRRTGNWAIYAPHDEVSLSIKEIAQNNVLRPLKMLFTEPILFLITLYNAFIYGMLYLFLTAVPLIFIGKYGWSQGVGELPYISMLLGTLSGGFIVIWFEKRYNQAMDRNNGKPIPEERLPPMMIGGVTFTGGMFWLGWSGAFGDKVHWIVPTIGAFFVGNGLMLIFLPCFNYIIDCYLLYAASALAGNTFLRSAFGAAFPLFARQMFVNMKIQWASTLLGCLGAVMIPVPVLFYMFGRKIRASSKYAFVLE; encoded by the coding sequence ATGAGTGCAGTAAACGAAGGAGTTCAAATGTCAGCAACAAGTAGCCCCTCGGCCGACTCGTCCAAGGAAAGGAAACAGGACGATGAACAACCACTTCAAGATTTTGTAGGCCAAGATTTGGAAAGCCCACATAAACACCGCAGTGGCACTGATGATAACTATCCGACTCCCGATGAAGACTTCCACTATGAATCAGATATTGCTTTGTCGAGAAAAGCATCGCGGTTAACTACAGATTATGACAACTTGATCCAACAGGCAACGAATAGTTCTAAACCCTTGCCTCCAATGGGAGGCGGGAGACCATATCCTATACATTTGGGAACCAGGGATCCCTACGTTGTCCAATTTGATGGTGACCATGACCCCGGCCATCCTAAGAATTGGAGACTTAGGACTAAAATTTGGTATACCACAACGGTGGGATTGAGTGCATTTTGTGTTAGTATTGGATCAGCATTGTTTGCCGAAGCTTCTGAAGAGTTAATGCAGGTCTTTCACATAGGATCAACGGTTGCAACTTTGGGTAcatcattgtttgtttttggatttgCAGCCGGACCTGTGATTTATGGTCCCTTGTCTGAGTTATTCGGAAggaaaatgattttgctTCCCAGCTCACTAGGATATACCTTATTCTCTTTTGCAGTAGCTACGGCCAAAGATTTACAGACAATAATGATATGTCGGTTCTTTGCTGGTTTCGTTGGGGCGGCACCATTGGTTGTTGCCCCTGCTGTGATGGCAGATATGTTTGGTGCAAGAACGAGAGGTACAGCTATTACTTTGTTTGCTATGGTATTGTTTGGAGGTCCCATGCTTGCACCAATTCTTGGTGGATTTACTGTCAAAAATTCTGCTTTGGGTTGGAGATGGACGTCATACTTTTGTGGTATCGTGGGCGCTTTGTCGTTTGTGATGAGTATCTTCTGCCTAGAGGAAACCCATCATCCTATCATTCTTGCAAGAAGAGCCGAAGAATTAAGGAGAAGAACAGGTAATTGGGCAATCTACGCACCCCATGATGAGGTGTCATTGAGTATCAAAGAAATCGCTCAAAACAACGTTTTACGTCCCTTGAAGATGTTATTCACTGAGCCTattttgttcttgattACTTTGTACAACGCTTTTATTTATGGTATGTTGTATTTGTTCTTAACCGCAGTTCCATTGATTTTTATAGGAAAGTATGGGTGGTCTCAAGGTGTTGGTGAATTACCCTACATATCAATGCTTTTAGGTACACTTCTGGGTGGATTTATTGTTATATGGTTTGAAAAACGGTACAATCAAGCAATGGATAGGAACAATGGTAAACCAATTCCAGAAGAAAGATTGCCACCAATGATGATTGGCGGAGTAACGTTCACTGGTGGTATGTTTTGGCTCGGTTGGAGCGGTGCTTTCGGCGACAAAGTTCATTGGATAGTGCCTACTATAGGAGCATTCTTTGTTGGCAATGGTCTTATGTTGATATTCTTGCCATGTTTCAATTACATCATTGATTGTTATTTGTTGTATGCTGCATCCGCGTTGGCTGGTAACACATTTCTTAGATCGGCATTTGGAGCAGCTTTCCCACTTTTTGCAAGACAAATGTTTGTTAATATGAAGATTCAATGGGCTAGCACACTATTAGGGTGTTTGGGTGCCGTCATGATTCCGGTGCCAGTTTTGTTCTACATGTTTGGAAGAAAGATTAGGGCTAGCTCAAAGTACGCGTTTGTGTTGGAGTAG
- a CDS encoding Tpo2 polyamine transport protein has product MVENTNRSSDQGEILVDSLGRMNQQGVVGGASTSHDEPINHSQSSSRSSTQTNYSSHLNTSEEKTDEQNAYLGEDLEAGETKAEHHPSMYDYPRDGDELSRIELNAQLSRELSRKITNTGSFLLQDYGNTDLSMGENIPFPPKLPDRTPYCVSFNGLDDPCHPHNLPFYKKMLYSASVAMAAFSFSMGSSMFSQGTKEVMAIYHVGDSVVALGTSLFVFGFAAGPVIHGPMSELFGRKPIMVISCFGYVCFSFAAATAKDLQTIMICRYFSGFTGSAPFVVAPAVMVDMFKARVRGMAMSVFACVLFGGPMIAPILGGFIVKNPNLGWRWTLYMSGIIGCLSLVMNAFILKETHHPVLLVRKAELLRRHTGNWGIFAPHEEVSLSLNEIVRNNIMRPLKLLFTEPIVFLVSIYNAFAYGMLYALLTVIPIIFSGRYHWSQGVGELPYVSMLLGVFSGGAIIVYSEHLLNRKMDATGKKSAPEARLPPVMIGGFAFVIGIFWLGWTGDYAEHVHWIVPVIGAFFVGNGLMLIFLPTMNYIIDCYLYIAASALAGNTFLRSSFGAAFPLFTTQMFNNLTVKWAATLLGGLSVLMIPLPFIFYKYGAAVRHKSKYAMK; this is encoded by the coding sequence atGGTTGAAAATACAAATCGTTCAAGTGATCAAGGGGAAATATTAGTGGACAGTTTGGGGAGAATGAATCAACAAGGTGTAGTGGGAGGAGCATCTACATCACATGACGAGCCCATCAATCACTCTCAATCATCATCTCGAAGCTCCACACAAACAAATTATTCTTCTCACCTCAACACTTCTGAAGAGAAAACTGACGAGCAAAATGCTTATTTGGGTGAAGACCTTGAAGCTGGAGAGACTAAAGCTGAACATCATCCCTCAATGTATGACTATCCAAGAGACGGGGATGAGTTGTCAAGGATTGAATTGAACGCTCAATTATCACGCGAGCTTTCAAGAAAAATCACTAATACGGGATCCTTCCTATTGCAAGACTATGGTAATACTGACCTTTCTATGGGAGAGAATATCCCTTTCCCACCAAAGTTACCAGATAGAACTCCGTACTGTGTCTCCTTCAATGGTTTGGACGATCCCTGCCACCCACATAACCTCCcattttacaaaaagaTGTTGTATAGTGCTTCTGTTGCAATGGCagcattttctttttcaatgggCTCATCTATGTTTTCTCAAGGTACTAAAGAAGTCATGGCTATATATCATGTTGGTGACTCAGTTGTCGCGTTGGGTACTTCgttgtttgtgtttggtTTTGCTGCCGGGCCAGTTATACATGGCCCAATGAGTGAACTATTTGGCAGAAAACCCATCATGGTAATTTCATGTTTTGGATATGTTTGTTTCCTGTTTGCTGCAGCCACCGCTAAGGACTTGCAAACGATTATGATTTGTCGTTACTTTTCCGGGTTTACTGGCAGTGCaccatttgttgttgctcCAGCTGTAATGGTTGATATGTTTAAAGCGAGAGTGAGGGGAATGGCAATGTCGGTATTTGCGTGTGTGTTATTTGGTGGACCCATGATTGCTCCTATATTGGGTGGGTTTATTGtcaaaaatccaaatctAGGCTGGAGATGGACTTTGTATATGTCAGGGATCATCGGGTGCTTGTCCTTGGTGATGAATGCTTTTATTTTAAAAGAGACACATCATCCGGTGTTGTTAGTCAGAAAAGCGGAATTGTTGCGAAGACATACAGGTAATTGGGGTATTTTTGCACCACATGAAGAAGTATCATTAAGTTTGAATGAGATTGTGAGGAACAATATCATGAGGCCATTGAAGTTGCTTTTCACGGAGCCAATTGTTTTCCTAGTCAGTATCTACAATGCGTTTGCCTATGGTATGCTTTATGCTTTGTTGACGGTAATCCCTATAATCTTTTCAGGTAGATATCACTGGTCACAGGGTGTTGGAGAATTACCATATGTATCAATGTTGCTCGGAGTGTTTTCGGGGGGTGCGATCATTGTATATTCCGAGCATTTATTGAACAGAAAGATGGATGCTACTGGGAAGAAATCTGCTCCAGAGGCAAGATTACCCCCAGTTATGATTGGAGGGTTTGCATTTGTCATTGGTATCTTTTGGCTAGGCTGGACTGGTGATTATGCTGAACATGTCCACTGGATCGTCCCCGTCATTGGTGCGTTTTTCGTTGGTAATGGATTGATGTTGATCTTCTTGCCCACCATGAACTATATCATCGACTGCTATTTATATATTGCTGCATCTGCTTTAGCTGGAAATACCTTTCTTAGGTCTTCATTTGGTGCTGCTTTTCCACTATTTACTACACAAATGTTTAACAACTTGACCGTTAAATGGGCCGCTACATTGTTAGGAGGTTTGAGTGTGTTGATGATTCCATTGCCGTTTATTTTCTACAAGTATGGAGCAGCCGTTAGACATAAATCGAAATATGCTATGAAATAG